The following coding sequences are from one Pseudoalteromonas rubra window:
- the rpmJ gene encoding 50S ribosomal protein L36, with amino-acid sequence MKVRASVKKICRNCKVIKRAGVVRVICSEPKHKQRQG; translated from the coding sequence ATGAAAGTACGTGCTTCCGTTAAGAAAATCTGCCGTAACTGTAAAGTTATCAAACGTGCCGGTGTGGTACGCGTGATCTGCAGTGAGCCTAAGCACAAGCAAAGGCAAGGCTAA
- the rpsM gene encoding 30S ribosomal protein S13, with protein MARIAGINVPDHKHAVIGLTSIYGVGKTRAKAILAATGIAETTKIGDLNDETLDILREEVGKYTVEGDLRREVTLNIKRLMDLGCFRGLRHRRSLPLRGQRTKTNARTRKGPRKPIKK; from the coding sequence GTGGCCCGTATCGCAGGCATTAACGTTCCTGATCATAAGCATGCTGTTATCGGTTTAACAAGCATCTATGGTGTAGGTAAAACTCGCGCTAAGGCTATCTTAGCTGCGACAGGTATCGCTGAAACTACTAAAATCGGCGATTTAAACGACGAAACTCTTGACATCCTTCGTGAAGAAGTTGGCAAGTACACTGTTGAAGGTGATCTTCGTCGTGAAGTTACACTAAACATCAAGCGTCTTATGGACCTTGGTTGTTTCCGTGGCTTACGTCACCGTCGTTCGCTTCCACTACGTGGTCAGCGTACTAAGACTAACGCGCGTACTCGTAAGGGTCCTCGCAAGCCTATCAAGAAATAA
- the rpsK gene encoding 30S ribosomal protein S11 produces MAKAPIRRKKVKKQVVDGMAHVHASFNNTIVTITDRQGNALSWATAGGSGFRGSRKSTPFAAQVAAERAGTAAQEYGLKNLEVFIKGPGPGRESAVRALNAAGFRITNITDVTPIPHNGCRPPKKRRV; encoded by the coding sequence ATGGCAAAAGCACCAATTCGTCGTAAAAAGGTCAAAAAGCAGGTTGTTGACGGCATGGCTCACGTTCATGCATCTTTCAACAACACGATTGTGACCATCACTGACCGTCAAGGCAATGCTCTTTCTTGGGCGACTGCAGGTGGTTCAGGTTTCCGTGGTTCTCGTAAGTCTACTCCTTTCGCTGCACAGGTTGCTGCAGAGCGTGCAGGTACTGCTGCTCAAGAGTACGGTCTTAAGAACCTAGAAGTATTCATCAAAGGTCCAGGTCCAGGCCGTGAGTCTGCTGTTCGTGCATTGAATGCTGCTGGTTTCCGTATCACAAACATCACTGACGTGACGCCAATCCCACATAATGGTTGTCGTCCACCGAAGAAACGTCGCGTA